One stretch of Candidatus Cloacimonas sp. DNA includes these proteins:
- the gltX gene encoding glutamate--tRNA ligase, with the protein MQQVRVRFAPSPTGFLHIGGLRTALYNYLFARKEQGTFILRIEDTDQSRIVPGAVENLIASLHNLGLDFDEGPGKEGSFGPYIQSQRLNLYHQQAQYLLEKGFAYPCFCSSETLTKMRKEQQEKGEFVKYDRRCLSLSKAEVESKIAAGEKYVIRLKMPDNRRFRFYDLIRGEVEIDSSQSDDQVLLKSDGFPTYHLAAVVDDHFMQISHIIRGEEWLSSTPKHIYLYECLGWEAPKWVHLPLILNPDRSKLSKRMNDVSVDNYLAKGYLKEAIVNFVALLGWHPADERELFTLEELCEFFALEKVNKAGAIFDLTKLEWMNGHYLRSLPLEEIALRCKPLFLEKGYDISNPEKYNLCIAVARERCSLLNEIVDYCKMFYLPDTLTEEEEKILATPEAQKVLSWFVQKLPTVTNWETEEIQNIINAGIAESGIKGKAFYTPLRLALIGKMHGPELPSTFAIIGVEESVKRLKSYLLNNNE; encoded by the coding sequence ATGCAACAAGTTCGTGTGCGTTTTGCTCCCAGTCCAACAGGTTTTTTACATATTGGGGGTTTGAGGACTGCTCTTTACAATTATCTCTTTGCCCGTAAAGAACAGGGAACCTTTATTCTCCGGATTGAAGATACAGACCAAAGTAGAATTGTTCCCGGAGCCGTAGAAAATCTGATTGCTTCTTTACATAATTTAGGGTTGGATTTTGATGAGGGACCAGGTAAAGAAGGAAGTTTCGGACCCTATATTCAATCCCAACGCCTGAATTTATACCATCAACAGGCACAGTATTTATTGGAAAAGGGCTTTGCCTATCCCTGTTTTTGTTCATCCGAAACATTAACAAAGATGCGAAAAGAACAACAGGAAAAAGGGGAATTTGTTAAATATGACCGTCGTTGTCTGTCTTTAAGTAAAGCTGAAGTTGAAAGCAAGATAGCCGCTGGTGAAAAATATGTAATTCGTTTAAAAATGCCGGATAACCGCAGATTTCGCTTTTATGATTTGATTCGGGGTGAAGTAGAAATAGATTCCAGCCAGTCCGATGACCAGGTTTTACTGAAAAGTGATGGATTTCCTACTTACCATCTGGCAGCTGTTGTAGATGACCATTTTATGCAAATTTCTCATATCATCCGAGGGGAAGAATGGCTTTCCAGCACTCCCAAACATATTTATCTTTATGAATGTTTAGGGTGGGAAGCGCCAAAATGGGTGCATTTACCTTTAATTCTTAATCCTGATCGCTCAAAATTAAGCAAACGGATGAATGATGTATCCGTAGATAACTATTTAGCTAAAGGATATTTAAAAGAAGCTATAGTTAATTTTGTGGCTTTACTGGGTTGGCATCCTGCTGATGAACGCGAACTTTTTACTCTGGAAGAACTCTGTGAATTTTTTGCTCTGGAAAAAGTGAATAAGGCAGGCGCAATTTTTGATTTGACCAAACTGGAATGGATGAATGGACATTATTTACGCTCTCTGCCTTTGGAAGAAATTGCCTTGCGTTGTAAACCACTTTTTTTAGAAAAGGGTTATGATATCAGCAACCCTGAAAAATATAACCTCTGCATCGCAGTTGCCAGAGAAAGATGTTCTTTACTGAATGAAATTGTGGACTACTGTAAAATGTTTTATCTGCCGGATACATTAACCGAAGAGGAAGAAAAAATACTTGCTACTCCTGAAGCGCAGAAAGTCCTTTCCTGGTTTGTCCAGAAATTACCAACTGTAACTAATTGGGAAACGGAAGAAATCCAAAATATAATCAATGCCGGCATAGCAGAATCGGGAATTAAGGGAAAGGCATTTTACACCCCTTTGCGTTTAGCTTTAATAGGTAAAATGCACGGTCCTGAATTACCTTCCACTTTTGCCATTATTGGGGTGGAGGAATCTGTGAAGCGCTTGAAAAGCTACTTGCTAAACAATAACGAGTAA
- a CDS encoding M55 family metallopeptidase, whose protein sequence is MKIYISTDMEGIPGTFNWEQEKTNRPEVLKNYQTHITDCLNAILYSGFKDFIEEITIADSHSGGDNLSYDITALDKRISLISGGPRPQYMMPAFDSDYSLVFLLGYHSGTGTWKGNMDHTYSNSKIFRIWINDIPMNEAMINSAYAGYKGVPVALISGDKALEEQIAEAMPWVHFVRTKEAVAKFAAKNYSSIIVKEELVKAVQASLTKKDIPLYTFSSPIRLKIEFHSTSITDCAALLPHSKRLDGRTIEYVDDDYGVIFEAIMALVTLAYGATL, encoded by the coding sequence ATGAAAATTTACATTTCAACCGATATGGAAGGTATCCCCGGAACTTTTAACTGGGAACAGGAAAAAACTAACCGTCCCGAAGTGCTTAAAAACTATCAAACACATATCACGGACTGCCTGAATGCTATTTTATATAGCGGATTTAAGGATTTTATTGAAGAAATTACTATTGCCGATTCCCACAGTGGGGGAGATAACTTAAGCTACGATATAACCGCATTGGATAAAAGAATATCGTTAATCTCAGGCGGACCCCGACCCCAATATATGATGCCTGCTTTTGATAGTGACTATTCTCTGGTGTTTTTACTGGGCTATCATTCCGGCACAGGAACCTGGAAAGGTAATATGGATCATACCTATTCTAACAGCAAGATATTCAGAATTTGGATTAATGACATCCCGATGAATGAAGCAATGATAAATTCTGCTTATGCAGGTTATAAAGGTGTCCCCGTGGCTTTAATAAGTGGAGATAAGGCATTGGAAGAACAAATCGCTGAAGCTATGCCCTGGGTGCATTTTGTTAGAACTAAAGAAGCAGTAGCCAAATTTGCCGCTAAGAATTATTCTTCTATCATCGTGAAAGAAGAACTGGTGAAAGCCGTTCAGGCATCTTTAACAAAAAAAGATATACCTCTATATACTTTCTCCAGTCCAATCCGCCTGAAAATTGAATTCCATTCTACTTCTATAACCGATTGCGCTGCTTTATTACCCCATTCCAAACGCCTTGATGGAAGAACTATAGAATATGTGGATGACGATTACGGGGTTATTTTTGAAGCGATAATGGCTCTGGTGACACTGGCTTACGGAGCGACATTGTAA